The Denitrificimonas caeni genome has a segment encoding these proteins:
- the tet(X) gene encoding tetracycline-inactivating monooxygenase Tet(X): MNLLNNKKIAIIGAGPVGLTMARLLQQNGVDVTVYERDKDRDARIFGGTLDLHRDSGQEAMKKAGLLQTYYDLALPMGVNIADEKGNILTTKNVKPENRFDNPEINRNDLRTILLNSLQNNTVIWDRKLVALEPDKEKWVLSFEDKPNETADLVIIANGGMSKVRKYVTDTEVEATGTFNIQADIHQPAVNCPGFFQLCNGNRLMAAHRGNLLFANPNNNGALHFGISFKTPDDWKNKTQVDFQDSNNIVDFLLKEFSDWDERYKELIRSTSSFVGLATRIFPLAKPWKSSRPLPITMVGDAAHLMPPFAGQGVNSGLVDALILSDNLIDGKFNSMEEAIQNYEQHMFVYGREAQAESTINETEMFSPDFSFQKLMNL; the protein is encoded by the coding sequence ATGAATTTATTAAACAATAAAAAAATTGCCATAATTGGTGCCGGACCCGTTGGATTGACGATGGCAAGATTGTTACAGCAGAACGGTGTGGACGTTACGGTCTACGAAAGAGACAAAGACCGGGATGCGAGGATCTTTGGCGGGACACTTGATCTGCACAGGGATTCGGGACAGGAAGCAATGAAAAAAGCAGGGTTGCTGCAGACGTATTATGACTTAGCTTTGCCAATGGGTGTAAATATTGCTGATGAAAAGGGCAATATTTTAACCACCAAAAATGTAAAGCCCGAAAATCGGTTCGACAATCCAGAAATAAACAGAAATGATTTAAGGACAATCTTATTGAATAGTTTACAAAACAATACCGTCATTTGGGATAGAAAACTTGTTGCCCTTGAACCTGATAAGGAGAAGTGGGTACTATCGTTTGAGGATAAGCCGAACGAAACAGCAGATTTGGTTATTATCGCCAACGGTGGAATGTCTAAAGTAAGAAAATATGTTACCGACACGGAAGTTGAAGCAACAGGTACTTTCAATATACAGGCCGATATTCATCAACCAGCAGTAAATTGCCCCGGATTTTTTCAGTTATGCAACGGAAACCGGTTAATGGCGGCACACAGAGGCAATTTACTGTTTGCCAATCCGAATAATAATGGTGCTTTGCATTTTGGAATAAGTTTTAAAACACCTGACGACTGGAAAAATAAAACACAAGTAGATTTTCAGGACAGCAATAATATTGTTGATTTTCTCTTGAAAGAATTTTCCGATTGGGACGAACGCTACAAAGAACTGATTCGTTCGACATCATCGTTTGTCGGGTTAGCAACGCGGATATTCCCCTTAGCCAAGCCTTGGAAAAGCAGTCGTCCATTACCCATAACGATGGTTGGCGATGCTGCTCATCTAATGCCTCCGTTTGCAGGGCAGGGTGTAAACAGCGGTTTAGTAGATGCCTTGATATTGTCTGATAATCTGATTGACGGGAAGTTTAATAGTATGGAAGAGGCTATTCAAAATTATGAACAACACATGTTTGTTTATGGAAGAGAAGCACAGGCAGAATCGACAATAAACGAAACGGAAATGTTTAGTCCCGACTTTTCGTTCCAAAAATTAATGAATCTATAA
- a CDS encoding SDR family oxidoreductase has translation MPCETTFVNRQKNNEEVANSVVYLCPSKSSFVIGHTLVVDGGLTAG, from the coding sequence ATGCCCTGCGAAACTACCTTTGTAAACAGACAAAAAAACAATGAAGAAGTCGCAAATTCTGTAGTTTATTTATGCCCTTCAAAGTCATCTTTTGTTATAGGGCATACATTAGTTGTAGACGGTGGATTAACAGCAGGTTGA